The Chitinophaga flava genome has a segment encoding these proteins:
- a CDS encoding enoyl-CoA hydratase/isomerase encodes MYTAESNYKTIRVREQRGVCYLQLYRPESGNSINGTLIEEIMTVLHQLEKDAAIKVVVLEGLPDNFCTGMDFTAMSSSMSDVIAADDPNGFYEMLKCFSLCPQAIVAKVEGKVNAGGIGLIAASDIVIADEKAIFSLSEALFGLLPACVMPFLIRRIGYQKAQWMTLTTQSLTAERAYQIGLVDELTTNVNDALRRNLLRLQRLDTDTIKSLKDYMSRLWIINQSTQQLAVDKISALVSTEKVQTNIKNFVQNGKFPWDK; translated from the coding sequence ATGTATACAGCAGAAAGTAATTATAAGACCATCAGGGTGCGTGAACAAAGAGGCGTATGTTATCTGCAGCTTTACCGGCCTGAGTCTGGCAACAGCATTAATGGGACACTCATTGAAGAAATAATGACCGTGCTGCATCAGCTTGAAAAAGATGCCGCTATTAAAGTAGTGGTGCTGGAAGGGCTGCCTGATAACTTTTGCACAGGTATGGATTTTACGGCAATGAGCAGTAGCATGTCTGATGTAATCGCAGCGGATGATCCCAATGGATTCTATGAAATGCTGAAATGTTTTTCTCTCTGCCCTCAGGCAATAGTCGCTAAAGTAGAAGGAAAGGTAAACGCTGGCGGAATCGGACTGATAGCCGCCAGCGATATTGTGATAGCAGATGAAAAAGCCATATTCAGCCTCTCTGAAGCTTTGTTCGGGCTGTTGCCCGCCTGTGTCATGCCATTTCTGATACGCAGAATCGGATATCAGAAAGCACAATGGATGACGCTGACCACACAAAGCCTTACTGCCGAACGGGCATATCAGATAGGTCTTGTAGATGAACTGACTACCAATGTAAACGATGCGCTGCGCAGAAATTTACTCCGGTTGCAACGACTGGACACAGATACCATCAAAAGCCTGAAAGATTATATGTCCCGTTTGTGGATTATTAACCAGTCCACTCAGCAACTGGCTGTAGATAAAATAAGCGCTTTGGTAAGTACAGAGAAGGTACAAACCAATATCAAAAATTTTGTGCAAAACGGAAAATTCCCATGGGACAAGTAG
- a CDS encoding polyketide synthase: MGQVVKLSELTPDIIQITMEDRSSRNTFSKELMSGLISVFEEIKQNNTYKVAILTGYENYFCCGGAKEELLRIFKKEIKFNDLNFFTLPLDCDIPVISAMQGHGIGGGFVLGLYADFTILGIENIYTTNFMKYGFTPGMGGTLMVPLRLGDAVGTEMLFSARNYRGEELKERGVSLKVVPKSLVLKEAMDLARSLAEKPRLSLITLKKHLAAGIRAKLPEVIAQELKMHDTTFHQPEVMERIEALFGQ; encoded by the coding sequence ATGGGACAAGTAGTAAAACTAAGTGAGTTAACACCTGATATTATTCAGATTACTATGGAAGACAGATCTTCCCGTAACACTTTTTCCAAAGAATTAATGAGTGGACTGATATCAGTTTTTGAAGAAATAAAACAGAATAACACTTATAAGGTGGCCATTCTTACAGGATACGAAAACTACTTCTGCTGCGGAGGAGCAAAGGAAGAATTGCTTCGGATCTTTAAAAAAGAAATAAAATTTAATGATCTTAATTTTTTTACCCTGCCACTGGATTGCGATATACCTGTTATTTCCGCTATGCAGGGCCATGGTATAGGTGGTGGATTTGTACTGGGCCTTTATGCAGATTTTACTATCCTCGGGATTGAGAATATTTATACAACCAATTTTATGAAATATGGATTCACCCCTGGTATGGGCGGCACCCTGATGGTACCTTTAAGATTAGGTGATGCCGTAGGAACAGAAATGTTGTTCTCTGCCAGAAATTACAGAGGAGAGGAGCTAAAAGAACGTGGTGTTTCATTGAAAGTAGTCCCAAAATCCTTAGTGCTGAAAGAAGCGATGGACCTGGCCCGAAGCCTGGCTGAAAAGCCAAGGTTATCCCTTATTACACTTAAAAAACATTTAGCTGCCGGTATAAGGGCCAAACTTCCGGAGGTGATAGCGCAGGAATTGAAAATGCATGATACTACCTTCCATCAACCTGAAGTAATGGAACGGATAGAAGCGCTTTTTGGTCAGTAA
- a CDS encoding acyltransferase domain-containing protein, giving the protein MKSNDNIVFLFSGQGSQYRGMGEKLFRQDAVFRNSLEQSDVIVRKQLNRSLIDELYYVDQYQFDDLLITHPAIVAVEIAMYKVLQGKGINPDYVAGSSLGEFAAGVVSGVWEPESAIEAAIEQAKSIVRNDVPGGMLAVIHEKKSLEPLYLKHQLFLAADNFEGHFTLTGLSQHLDAFQTELDKRDIQFLRLPVNYPFHSPQIECSEHNFTYYTASTLSLAHPDTGFVSGVHNKELSQLPENYFWEAISCYMNFPAMVKYLENKGVCRYIDVGPSGTGATFVKYNLSPSSTSQTFQIMTPYKRELEQLEILQKSLGL; this is encoded by the coding sequence ATGAAGAGTAATGACAATATAGTATTCCTCTTTTCAGGCCAGGGAAGCCAGTACAGAGGTATGGGAGAAAAACTGTTCAGGCAGGATGCTGTTTTCAGAAATAGTTTGGAACAGAGTGATGTAATAGTACGGAAACAGTTAAACCGCTCATTGATTGATGAACTGTATTATGTAGATCAGTATCAGTTTGATGACTTACTGATTACTCATCCGGCTATTGTAGCGGTAGAAATAGCCATGTACAAGGTGTTACAGGGAAAAGGAATAAATCCGGATTATGTAGCGGGTAGCAGTCTTGGTGAATTTGCGGCAGGAGTGGTGAGTGGGGTATGGGAACCTGAGAGTGCCATCGAAGCAGCTATAGAACAAGCTAAGTCAATTGTAAGGAATGATGTTCCCGGCGGTATGCTGGCAGTCATACATGAAAAGAAAAGCCTGGAGCCTCTTTATCTTAAACATCAGCTTTTCCTGGCTGCTGATAACTTTGAGGGACATTTTACGCTCACCGGTCTATCGCAGCACCTGGACGCATTTCAGACTGAATTGGATAAGCGGGACATACAGTTTTTACGGCTTCCTGTCAATTACCCTTTTCATTCCCCGCAAATTGAATGTAGTGAGCATAACTTTACGTATTACACCGCCAGTACACTATCTCTGGCCCATCCTGATACAGGATTTGTTTCCGGAGTACATAACAAAGAGCTAAGTCAGTTACCCGAAAACTATTTCTGGGAAGCCATCAGCTGTTATATGAATTTCCCGGCAATGGTGAAGTATCTTGAAAATAAAGGCGTCTGCCGCTATATTGACGTTGGCCCTTCTGGTACAGGAGCTACTTTTGTTAAGTATAATTTAAGCCCCTCATCCACTTCTCAGACTTTTCAGATTATGACCCCTTATAAAAGAGAGCTGGAACAGCTGGAAATACTACAAAAAAGTTTGGGGCTATGA
- a CDS encoding alpha/beta fold hydrolase, protein MANWQTGVCETNNISIHYTRTGGDKPPLILLHGLMTNGLCWTGLAHALEEEYDVIMPDARGHGSSSTPDHGYRYEDHANDVAGLIKTLRLPPPLLLGHSMGGMTAAVVASRKPNLLAGLVLADPTFLNPAVQREVRDSDVADQHRKVLNMSLEQIIAEARTRHTKRSPETIELFARARLQTSMAAFDVLTPPNPDYRQLVINIDIPGLLVFGDRGVVSAAVAEELQRVNSRLQIEQIMEAGHSVHMDQPERFAAIVKKFLGSIDIVPATDRTDRT, encoded by the coding sequence ATGGCCAACTGGCAAACAGGAGTCTGCGAAACAAACAACATTAGCATACATTACACAAGAACCGGAGGAGATAAACCGCCATTAATCCTGTTACATGGATTGATGACTAACGGCTTGTGCTGGACAGGGCTGGCACATGCACTGGAGGAGGAATATGATGTTATTATGCCGGATGCCAGAGGGCATGGCAGCTCCAGCACACCCGACCACGGATACCGATATGAAGATCATGCAAATGATGTCGCCGGTTTAATAAAAACGCTGAGACTTCCTCCTCCACTCCTGCTCGGACATTCAATGGGAGGGATGACTGCAGCAGTAGTGGCAAGCCGTAAACCCAATCTACTCGCAGGTCTGGTATTGGCTGATCCGACCTTCCTGAATCCCGCAGTTCAGCGCGAAGTACGGGATAGTGATGTGGCTGATCAGCATCGGAAGGTTCTTAATATGTCATTGGAGCAAATAATAGCTGAAGCGCGCACCAGGCATACTAAGCGGTCACCGGAGACGATTGAGCTATTCGCCCGGGCCCGGCTTCAAACCAGCATGGCTGCTTTTGACGTTCTCACGCCACCCAATCCCGATTACAGGCAGTTAGTGATTAACATCGATATTCCAGGCCTCCTCGTATTTGGTGATAGAGGCGTGGTTTCTGCTGCTGTTGCTGAAGAGCTGCAACGTGTTAATTCCAGACTTCAGATTGAACAAATCATGGAAGCTGGTCACAGTGTCCACATGGACCAGCCGGAACGCTTTGCCGCTATCGTCAAAAAATTCTTAGGCTCCATTGATATTGTTCCGGCTACAGACAGAACAGATCGAACGTAA
- a CDS encoding HopJ type III effector protein produces the protein MNGQLTTLIGKLKDNSILFKEVIEFIESQYQHQPTAFKNGDAYNEATQNQGSAKVFAFAQLNNLSKEDTLYLFAEHYQSVLNNPNGDDHQNIRQFMAHGWSGVVFEGQALVQK, from the coding sequence ATGAACGGGCAATTAACTACATTGATTGGAAAATTAAAAGACAATTCAATCCTGTTTAAAGAAGTGATTGAATTTATAGAAAGTCAGTATCAGCACCAACCAACAGCCTTCAAAAATGGAGATGCTTATAATGAGGCTACACAAAACCAGGGTAGTGCTAAAGTTTTTGCTTTTGCCCAATTAAATAATCTTTCCAAAGAAGATACACTTTACTTATTTGCAGAACACTATCAGTCAGTATTAAATAATCCCAATGGGGACGACCATCAAAACATCAGGCAATTTATGGCTCATGGATGGTCAGGTGTGGTATTCGAAGGCCAGGCACTGGTGCAGAAATAA
- a CDS encoding AsmA family protein, producing MRNAFIRKVALKILKITSISLAAILALLFLLPILFPDAISSKIKTWANNSITGELNFSKARLSFFNHFPALTLTLYDVSLKGGAPFAQDTLVAGNEVALGVNLKSVFSNAITIDEIYLTKGKIHIMVDSSGHPNYNIYKAAPASTASKPDSGSASMKIERIQIDHCHLIYDDQSLPMYVQAKDVNYIGKGDLSKAVFDLYSKINIGSLDFMYNNTSYILSKKLNGELITKINTNSLDFIFERNDLKINELPVRLKGAFAFMKNGYKMDFRLSSMESSLHAIFGALPPEYLTWMQHTNVDGTADVNASLIGEYIAETNTMPNLTFNMQVRNGVISNPKAPAPIKNLFLNFQSRLAQLNTDSLYLNVDSIFFNIDKDYFSSVIRVKGLKTPDIHLKLNTDLDLEKWSKAMGWQSFDLKGQLQAHLLADGPYATSIVNHGPKHHPDTVISSIPSFDLKANFRDGYFKLASLPEALKNISFEVAANCPDNNLAHTHFNIGNINANLLSNYIKGYFRFSNAQAPVIDAQLASVLQLSDVKQFYPMDSLDVTGALHVDINTKGSYVPAKRLFPVTTAKLTMSDGTLQTKYYPKPIQKINVDASITNTTGTLSSLKVDVKPIAFEFEGKPFLLKADLSNFDNLRYNITSNGTIDLGAIYKVFAIQGYDLKGFIKTNLALSGSQADAVAGRYNKLNNRGTMTVRDIVLNSELFPLPFYISNGIFRFDQDKMWFDTFIATYGKSKLTMNGFLTNVIGYLTGKNQTLHGTFDFKSNDIFADELMTNSSTTATTTATKTTAPSGVIILPSNLALTLNAAADRIRFKGMNIDSFHGQLVLDSGKVALNKTGFNIIGAPVEMDATYACIHPQRASFDYHITAKEFDIRRAYNEIKIFRDMASSAASASGIVGIDYHLGGKLDGNMNPIYPSLKGGGVLSVKKIKLKGFKLMNAVSQSTGKSEIKDPDVSKVDIKSSISNNIITIERTKLRVAGFRPRFEGQVSIDGRLNLKGRVGLPPFGILGIPFNVTGTQSNPKVKLRRGSDKDQLEETPDTEE from the coding sequence ATGCGTAATGCCTTCATTAGAAAAGTTGCATTAAAAATATTAAAAATTACATCAATATCTCTGGCCGCAATTCTTGCGTTGCTGTTTTTGCTTCCCATCCTTTTCCCCGATGCCATATCCAGCAAGATCAAGACCTGGGCCAACAACAGTATCACAGGTGAACTCAATTTTTCCAAAGCCCGGTTATCTTTCTTTAACCACTTTCCTGCCCTAACGCTAACCCTATACGATGTTAGCCTGAAAGGCGGCGCCCCTTTCGCACAGGACACCCTCGTGGCCGGCAATGAAGTGGCCCTGGGTGTAAACCTGAAAAGCGTATTTTCCAATGCCATCACCATCGATGAGATATATCTGACCAAAGGGAAAATCCATATCATGGTTGATTCCTCGGGACATCCGAATTATAATATCTATAAAGCGGCCCCGGCCAGCACCGCCAGTAAACCCGATAGCGGCAGCGCCTCCATGAAGATAGAAAGGATACAGATTGATCATTGTCACCTCATCTACGATGATCAGTCACTCCCTATGTATGTGCAGGCAAAGGACGTAAACTATATAGGTAAAGGAGATCTCAGCAAAGCCGTCTTCGATCTTTACTCTAAGATCAATATCGGCTCCCTGGATTTCATGTATAACAATACTTCGTATATCCTATCTAAAAAACTAAACGGGGAACTCATCACAAAAATCAACACCAACTCCCTGGATTTTATTTTTGAAAGAAATGATCTGAAAATAAATGAACTGCCGGTAAGATTAAAAGGCGCTTTCGCCTTCATGAAGAATGGCTACAAAATGGACTTCCGGCTCAGCTCTATGGAATCAAGTCTGCACGCCATTTTCGGAGCCCTGCCTCCTGAATATCTTACCTGGATGCAACATACCAATGTAGATGGTACTGCGGATGTAAATGCCAGCTTGATAGGTGAATATATTGCTGAAACCAACACCATGCCCAACCTGACCTTTAATATGCAGGTGCGCAACGGTGTTATCAGCAATCCCAAAGCACCGGCACCCATTAAAAATCTGTTTTTAAATTTTCAGTCCAGGCTAGCCCAGCTGAATACCGATAGTTTATATCTTAATGTAGACTCCATCTTCTTTAATATCGATAAAGATTATTTCAGCTCTGTGATACGGGTAAAAGGACTTAAAACACCTGATATCCACCTCAAATTAAATACAGACCTGGACCTCGAAAAATGGAGCAAAGCGATGGGCTGGCAGTCTTTCGACCTCAAAGGTCAACTGCAGGCACATCTGCTGGCTGACGGTCCATATGCCACCAGCATTGTAAACCACGGCCCCAAACACCATCCGGACACAGTTATCAGTAGTATTCCTTCCTTCGATCTCAAGGCCAACTTCCGCGATGGTTACTTCAAACTGGCATCTCTCCCGGAAGCGCTGAAAAATATCAGCTTCGAGGTAGCAGCTAATTGCCCGGATAACAATCTGGCACATACGCACTTTAATATCGGTAATATCAACGCCAACCTGTTAAGCAACTACATCAAAGGCTACTTCCGCTTCAGCAATGCCCAGGCACCTGTTATAGACGCACAACTGGCCTCTGTCCTGCAACTGAGCGATGTCAAACAATTCTATCCCATGGATAGTCTTGATGTTACCGGCGCATTGCATGTGGATATTAATACCAAAGGCAGCTATGTACCGGCCAAAAGATTGTTCCCGGTAACTACGGCCAAACTGACCATGAGTGATGGTACTCTGCAAACAAAATATTATCCTAAACCCATTCAGAAAATCAATGTAGATGCCAGCATTACCAACACCACCGGCACACTCAGCTCCCTGAAGGTAGATGTGAAGCCCATCGCTTTTGAATTCGAAGGAAAACCATTTCTGCTGAAAGCAGACCTGAGTAATTTCGATAACCTCCGGTATAATATTACGTCTAACGGTACCATTGATCTGGGTGCCATCTATAAAGTATTTGCGATACAGGGATATGACCTGAAAGGCTTCATCAAAACCAACCTGGCGCTCAGCGGAAGCCAGGCCGATGCTGTTGCCGGACGCTATAATAAACTAAATAACCGGGGCACTATGACCGTCAGGGATATTGTGCTCAATTCGGAGCTGTTTCCCCTGCCCTTTTATATCAGCAACGGTATATTCCGGTTCGATCAGGATAAAATGTGGTTTGATACCTTTATCGCCACCTATGGAAAATCGAAGCTCACCATGAATGGCTTTTTAACCAACGTGATTGGTTATCTCACCGGAAAAAACCAAACGCTGCATGGCACCTTCGATTTTAAAAGCAATGACATATTCGCTGATGAACTGATGACCAATTCCAGTACAACAGCGACTACTACTGCTACTAAAACAACTGCCCCTTCCGGTGTGATTATCCTGCCTTCTAACCTGGCACTGACACTCAATGCAGCAGCAGACAGAATCCGCTTCAAAGGCATGAACATTGATAGTTTCCATGGACAGCTGGTGCTGGACAGCGGCAAAGTAGCGCTCAACAAAACCGGGTTCAATATTATCGGAGCCCCCGTAGAAATGGATGCCACCTATGCCTGTATACACCCACAACGGGCCTCCTTCGACTATCACATCACGGCAAAGGAATTTGATATCCGGCGCGCCTATAATGAAATTAAAATTTTCCGGGATATGGCCAGTTCGGCTGCCAGCGCCAGCGGCATAGTAGGTATTGACTATCACCTCGGTGGTAAACTCGACGGCAATATGAATCCAATCTACCCTTCACTCAAAGGTGGTGGTGTATTGTCTGTTAAGAAAATTAAACTAAAAGGCTTCAAACTGATGAATGCTGTAAGTCAGTCCACAGGCAAATCAGAAATAAAAGATCCGGATGTTTCCAAAGTGGACATTAAATCCAGCATCAGCAATAATATTATTACCATAGAGCGGACCAAGCTGCGCGTAGCTGGCTTCCGCCCCCGCTTCGAAGGACAGGTGAGCATTGATGGCAGACTAAACCTGAAAGGCCGCGTAGGCCTGCCTCCATTCGGTATTCTGGGTATACCCTTCAACGTTACCGGAACACAGAGTAATCCAAAAGTAAAATTGCGGAGAGGCTCCGATAAGGACCAGCTGGAAGAAACACCCGATACTGAAGAATAA
- the hmpA gene encoding NO-inducible flavohemoprotein, translating to MTTEQKQLVTATVPVLREHGVLLTTHFYNRMFTHNPELKHVFNMGNQQNGKQQTALAMAVLAYAEHIDNPAVLMPVVDSIGHKHTSLDIRPEHYAIVGKHLLASISEVLGDAATPELLEAWAVAYQQLAAIMTGHEQHLYTKQVSKNAGWTGWKPFIVKQKIKESSEITSFYLYPADGGDVADFLPGQYISLRLFLPELNLLQPRQYSISCAPNGKYYRISVKREAGASHPDGLISNRLHDHIQEGDVVELSAPAGTFTLHENTSRPKVFISGGVGQTPLMAMLEELTAKQTDTAITWVHGCRNEAVHAFKDRLTQLADSYSNLNHHIFYDQPEIQAQYTGWVDLSKIKAAVLQADADYYICGPAPFIAKHYGFLVENGVDTASIHFEEFGPASLQLNN from the coding sequence ATGACAACGGAACAAAAACAGCTCGTAACAGCTACAGTGCCAGTGCTCAGAGAGCATGGTGTATTGCTGACAACCCATTTTTATAACCGCATGTTTACCCATAACCCGGAGCTGAAACATGTATTCAACATGGGAAACCAGCAGAATGGAAAACAACAGACAGCCCTGGCAATGGCAGTACTGGCCTATGCAGAGCACATTGATAATCCGGCTGTACTGATGCCGGTAGTAGACAGCATCGGACATAAACATACCAGCCTCGATATCCGCCCGGAACACTATGCAATTGTTGGAAAACACCTGCTGGCCTCCATCTCCGAAGTACTGGGAGATGCCGCTACACCGGAACTGCTGGAAGCATGGGCTGTAGCCTATCAGCAGCTGGCAGCCATCATGACTGGCCACGAACAACATCTTTATACAAAACAAGTAAGCAAAAATGCAGGATGGACCGGCTGGAAACCTTTTATTGTAAAACAGAAAATAAAAGAGTCGTCGGAAATCACTTCCTTCTACCTGTATCCAGCTGATGGTGGCGATGTAGCGGATTTTCTGCCAGGTCAGTATATCAGTCTGCGCCTGTTCCTGCCTGAACTGAACCTGTTGCAACCCCGCCAGTACAGCATCTCCTGTGCTCCCAACGGTAAATATTATCGTATTTCAGTAAAAAGGGAAGCAGGCGCCAGTCATCCCGACGGACTGATCTCCAACCGCCTCCACGATCATATCCAGGAAGGAGACGTAGTGGAATTATCAGCACCTGCCGGCACCTTTACACTCCATGAAAATACATCCCGTCCTAAAGTATTTATCAGCGGCGGCGTAGGCCAGACACCTCTGATGGCCATGCTCGAAGAGCTTACCGCCAAACAGACAGATACGGCCATCACCTGGGTACATGGATGCCGCAACGAAGCAGTACATGCCTTCAAAGACCGCCTCACACAACTCGCTGACTCCTATTCCAATCTTAACCATCATATTTTTTATGATCAGCCTGAAATACAGGCACAATACACCGGCTGGGTGGATCTCTCCAAAATTAAAGCAGCCGTATTACAGGCAGACGCCGATTACTACATCTGCGGACCTGCGCCGTTCATCGCCAAACATTACGGTTTTCTGGTAGAAAATGGTGTAGATACAGCCTCGATTCATTTTGAAGAATTCGGGCCAGCGTCTCTGCAGTTAAACAACTAG
- a CDS encoding RrF2 family transcriptional regulator — MAIFSKTCEYAMRAVFYIAQRSHAGYKVGSKEIAEHINSPEPFLAKILQKLSREGLIQSAKGPNGGFYFDAASLNRPLADIVTAIDGNEIFIGCALGLSYCSESNPCPLHEDFKKIRNRITRMLQNTTIGKFNMGLIKEKFTLNK; from the coding sequence ATGGCTATCTTTTCCAAAACATGTGAGTATGCGATGCGCGCGGTTTTCTACATCGCGCAGCGATCTCATGCCGGATACAAGGTAGGTAGTAAAGAAATTGCTGAACATATTAATTCTCCGGAACCATTTCTTGCCAAAATTCTTCAGAAGCTCAGCCGGGAAGGACTGATCCAGTCTGCCAAAGGGCCTAATGGCGGCTTTTACTTTGATGCCGCTTCCCTGAACCGGCCGCTGGCGGACATCGTGACAGCTATTGATGGCAATGAAATATTCATCGGATGCGCACTGGGCCTCTCCTATTGCTCCGAAAGCAATCCCTGTCCGCTGCATGAAGATTTTAAGAAAATCAGAAACCGGATCACCCGCATGCTGCAGAACACCACTATCGGGAAATTCAATATGGGGCTGATTAAAGAGAAATTTACGCTGAACAAGTAG
- a CDS encoding SIP domain-containing protein, producing MGHRKEASIIQSGIVLMKEKIARHTFHIKVQSQDFSQMQYVPGFTAQFFLGNPHYDIDCEDRKYSFWNYEPVHQIADFAICTFSNGKGADWIKSVQPGDIVYFEQPRGKLLVDNSADNYVLIGDITSLSHLYEINRGLAISKNIRSFVYTESNEDIFPDIDHSFPFEYHIINPVSEKAILEKVKRIFPAGFENTMVYTVGHPATCITIHHYLKNECNAPLHHLRTKPFWK from the coding sequence ATGGGACATAGAAAAGAAGCAAGTATCATTCAGAGTGGTATCGTTTTGATGAAAGAAAAGATCGCCAGACACACTTTTCATATAAAAGTACAAAGCCAGGATTTTTCTCAAATGCAGTATGTGCCTGGTTTTACCGCTCAATTCTTCCTGGGGAATCCACATTACGATATTGACTGCGAAGACAGAAAATATTCCTTCTGGAATTATGAACCTGTTCACCAGATTGCAGATTTTGCTATTTGTACTTTTTCAAATGGAAAGGGCGCTGACTGGATTAAGTCTGTGCAGCCTGGCGACATTGTATATTTTGAACAGCCAAGAGGCAAGCTGCTGGTGGATAACAGTGCTGATAATTATGTGTTGATTGGTGATATAACATCCTTATCTCACCTGTACGAAATAAACCGGGGACTGGCCATCAGCAAAAACATCAGGAGCTTTGTTTATACAGAAAGTAATGAAGACATTTTCCCTGATATAGACCACAGTTTTCCTTTTGAGTATCATATTATAAACCCTGTCTCTGAAAAAGCGATACTGGAAAAAGTAAAGAGAATTTTTCCTGCAGGTTTTGAAAATACTATGGTGTATACTGTAGGGCATCCTGCCACGTGTATTACGATTCACCATTATCTCAAAAACGAATGTAATGCTCCCCTTCATCACCTGCGTACGAAGCCCTTCTGGAAATAG
- a CDS encoding Crp/Fnr family transcriptional regulator, protein MYDQLVDYIKSKITVSEQELEVILSYFKPVKLKKNELLLTHGQTSQRTFFVGTGCLRIFFITEEGQDATRYFAFEGQFATALVSFITSEPSEEFIQAVEDSEVFYITHNGFYDLLEIIPQWEKFYRSYLENAYVTNTRRLMSFLTLDAKEKYRQLLEENPDIVRRLSNKMIASYLNISQETLSRLKSKI, encoded by the coding sequence ATGTACGATCAGTTAGTGGATTATATCAAAAGCAAGATTACCGTTAGTGAGCAGGAACTGGAAGTTATTCTATCTTACTTTAAGCCGGTGAAGCTAAAGAAGAACGAGTTATTACTCACACACGGACAAACCAGCCAACGAACTTTTTTCGTTGGCACTGGTTGTTTACGCATCTTTTTTATTACAGAAGAAGGTCAGGATGCCACCAGATATTTTGCTTTCGAAGGACAGTTTGCAACTGCACTGGTCAGCTTCATCACCAGCGAACCTTCTGAAGAATTTATTCAGGCGGTGGAAGATTCCGAAGTATTCTATATCACACATAACGGCTTCTATGATCTGCTGGAGATAATACCTCAGTGGGAGAAATTTTACAGGTCATATCTTGAAAATGCATACGTCACCAATACCAGGAGGCTGATGTCGTTCCTTACATTGGATGCCAAAGAAAAATACCGGCAGTTGCTGGAAGAAAACCCGGACATTGTAAGACGGCTCTCCAACAAAATGATAGCCTCCTATCTCAACATCTCGCAGGAAACATTAAGCAGATTAAAATCTAAAATTTAA